In Nonomuraea sp. NBC_00507, the following are encoded in one genomic region:
- a CDS encoding GNAT family N-acetyltransferase: MSQATLRTDRITLVPLSDEHLEHEIELDADPEVMRYLGNGRARSREEVEVLHRRRLAVASRVAGLGFWAGLVDGEFVGWWILEPPTRTDQGPVEGQAELGYRLLRRRWRQGLASEGARELMRHGFEDLRLTRIFAETMAVNTASRATMSAIGMQHTRTFHMDWEDPLPGSHLGEVEYAISREQWLAHRAGTP, translated from the coding sequence ATGTCTCAGGCGACCCTGCGCACCGACCGCATCACGCTTGTTCCGCTGTCCGACGAGCACCTTGAGCACGAGATCGAACTCGACGCCGACCCCGAGGTCATGCGTTACCTCGGAAACGGCCGTGCCCGTAGCCGTGAGGAGGTTGAGGTGCTCCATCGCCGGCGGCTCGCGGTCGCGAGCCGCGTGGCGGGGCTTGGCTTCTGGGCCGGTCTCGTCGACGGGGAGTTCGTCGGCTGGTGGATCCTGGAGCCGCCCACGCGCACCGACCAGGGCCCGGTCGAAGGACAGGCCGAGCTCGGGTATCGGCTCCTGCGGCGCCGCTGGCGCCAGGGTCTGGCCAGCGAGGGAGCCCGCGAGCTGATGCGCCATGGGTTCGAAGACCTTCGGCTCACCCGGATCTTCGCCGAAACCATGGCGGTCAACACCGCCTCCCGCGCGACGATGTCGGCCATCGGCATGCAGCACACCCGTACCTTCCACATGGACTGGGAAGATCCGCTCCCCGGCAGCCATCTTGGCGAAGTCGAGTATGCGATCAGCCGGGAGCAATGGCTCGCCCACCGAGCGGGCACCCCATAG
- the gvpK gene encoding gas vesicle protein GvpK: MTELCERFDLTPDDLTIDLGPLGPLLPRS; this comes from the coding sequence ATGACGGAGCTGTGCGAGCGGTTCGACCTGACGCCGGACGACCTCACCATCGACCTGGGCCCTCTCGGGCCGCTCCTTCCCCGCTCGTGA
- a CDS encoding SDR family NAD(P)-dependent oxidoreductase: MGYDALFRLDGRRAVVIGAGSGIGREAAQAMAAHGASVVCADRDLAAAEETAAACGGSARLLDVLDTGAVGRAAADHPADVLVFTAATNVRKRLLDYSGEEFDRVVGLNLRASFDVVRAFGAGMVERGRGSIIGFASIRASVTEPGQSVYSATKAGLVQLLRTAAAEFGPHGVRVNAIAPGVVETPLTRQIKDHPDWYAAYAAKSALGRWASAEEMAGAVVYLASDAASFVTGSVLYVDGGWTAVDGRFDPPN, from the coding sequence ATGGGATATGACGCGCTGTTCCGCCTGGACGGGCGGCGAGCCGTGGTGATCGGGGCAGGGAGCGGGATCGGCAGGGAGGCGGCCCAGGCCATGGCCGCCCACGGGGCGTCCGTGGTGTGCGCCGACCGGGACCTGGCCGCGGCGGAGGAGACCGCCGCCGCGTGCGGGGGATCCGCACGGCTGCTCGACGTGCTCGACACCGGGGCCGTTGGCCGGGCCGCCGCCGACCATCCGGCGGACGTGCTGGTCTTCACCGCCGCCACGAACGTCCGCAAGCGGCTGCTCGACTACTCCGGCGAGGAGTTCGACCGGGTGGTGGGGCTGAACCTGCGGGCCTCGTTCGACGTGGTGCGGGCGTTCGGCGCGGGCATGGTGGAACGGGGACGCGGGTCGATCATCGGGTTCGCGTCGATCCGGGCAAGCGTCACCGAGCCGGGGCAGAGCGTCTACTCGGCCACGAAGGCCGGCCTCGTGCAGTTGCTGCGCACGGCCGCCGCCGAGTTCGGCCCGCACGGGGTGCGGGTGAACGCCATCGCGCCCGGCGTGGTCGAGACGCCGCTGACCCGCCAGATCAAGGACCACCCCGACTGGTACGCCGCGTACGCCGCCAAGAGCGCGCTCGGCCGCTGGGCGTCCGCGGAGGAGATGGCCGGAGCGGTCGTCTACCTGGCGAGCGACGCCGCGAGCTTCGTCACAGGATCGGTGTTGTACGTGGACGGCGGCTGGACCGCCGTGGACGGCCGTTTCGACCCGCCGAATTGA
- a CDS encoding VOC family protein: protein MKIHLSSVFVDDQEQAMRFYTDVLGFTVKHDIPLGEDRWLTVVSPDDVDGTELVLEPSSHPAVPPFKEALVADGIPMTSFAVSDVHKEYERLKGLGVRFTQEPAVMGPVTTAVFDDTCGNLIQIAAQG, encoded by the coding sequence ATGAAGATCCACCTGTCCAGCGTGTTCGTGGACGATCAAGAACAGGCCATGCGCTTCTACACCGACGTGCTGGGCTTCACGGTCAAGCACGACATCCCGCTGGGTGAGGACCGCTGGCTCACCGTCGTGTCGCCGGACGACGTGGACGGCACCGAACTCGTCCTCGAGCCCTCCAGCCACCCCGCCGTGCCGCCCTTCAAGGAGGCACTGGTGGCGGACGGCATCCCGATGACCTCGTTCGCGGTGTCGGACGTGCATAAGGAGTACGAGCGTCTGAAGGGCCTCGGCGTGCGCTTCACGCAGGAGCCGGCGGTCATGGGACCGGTCACCACGGCCGTCTTCGACGACACCTGCGGCAACCTCATCCAGATCGCCGCCCAGGGATAG
- a CDS encoding aldehyde dehydrogenase family protein, whose translation MTIDTTWPDGLPIGDGWVQTGRTSDVIFPYDGSGVATAPLGTPAHAARAVDEALAVAPAMAALPSHARRAALMKAHDALEADRDAFERLLVMETGKPLVDCKVEVARTLVTLATAAEEVARLHGETVPLDLLPSGEGLIGFWTRRPIGVVVGITGFNYPLLLAAHKIAPAVAAGCPVIVKPAPATPLATLWLVHLLRSTGALPAAAVQLVTGDVEVGRTLVEDRRIGAVSFTGSAAAGHAIARGAAPTKVLLELGSNAALIVAADADLEAAADAVVRGGYYASGQACISVQRVLVEEPVREAFLSLLADRVKTVAVGDPRLPGTRVAPLIDEAATDRVLEWIAASGAEPITGGLRDGRAIAPTVLADVPDGAAAWDEEIFGPVVCVRAVPDLEAAFTAVNASRYGLHAAVFTRSLATAFAAIERIEAGGVVVNDVPGFRADNMPYGGVKDSGTGREGPRFAIEELTVTRMAIIRP comes from the coding sequence ATGACCATCGACACCACCTGGCCGGACGGCCTGCCCATCGGCGACGGGTGGGTGCAAACCGGCCGAACCTCGGACGTGATCTTCCCCTACGACGGCTCCGGCGTGGCCACGGCCCCCCTGGGCACCCCCGCCCACGCCGCCCGAGCCGTCGACGAGGCCCTGGCCGTCGCCCCCGCCATGGCCGCGCTGCCCTCGCACGCCCGCCGCGCCGCCCTCATGAAGGCCCACGACGCCCTCGAAGCCGACCGCGACGCGTTCGAGCGCCTGCTCGTCATGGAGACCGGCAAACCACTCGTGGACTGCAAGGTCGAGGTGGCCAGGACGCTTGTCACGCTCGCCACCGCCGCCGAGGAGGTGGCCAGGCTGCACGGCGAGACCGTGCCGCTCGACCTCCTGCCGTCCGGAGAGGGCCTGATCGGCTTCTGGACGCGTCGCCCCATCGGCGTCGTCGTCGGCATCACGGGCTTCAACTATCCGCTGCTCCTCGCCGCCCACAAGATCGCGCCCGCCGTGGCGGCCGGCTGCCCCGTGATCGTCAAGCCCGCCCCGGCCACCCCACTCGCCACGCTCTGGCTGGTCCACCTCCTCCGCTCCACCGGCGCCCTGCCCGCCGCGGCCGTGCAGCTCGTCACCGGCGACGTCGAGGTCGGCCGCACGCTCGTCGAGGACCGGCGGATCGGCGCGGTCTCGTTCACCGGCTCGGCCGCCGCCGGCCACGCCATCGCCCGCGGCGCCGCCCCCACGAAGGTCCTGCTGGAGCTCGGCTCGAACGCCGCGCTCATCGTGGCCGCCGACGCCGACCTGGAGGCCGCCGCCGACGCGGTTGTGCGCGGCGGCTACTACGCCTCCGGCCAGGCGTGCATCTCGGTCCAGCGGGTCCTGGTCGAGGAGCCGGTACGCGAGGCGTTCCTGTCCCTGCTGGCCGACCGCGTCAAGACCGTCGCGGTCGGCGACCCGCGCCTGCCCGGGACCCGGGTGGCCCCGCTCATCGACGAGGCCGCGACGGACCGGGTGCTGGAGTGGATCGCCGCCTCCGGGGCCGAGCCGATCACGGGCGGGCTCCGCGACGGCCGCGCCATCGCGCCGACCGTGCTCGCCGACGTCCCCGACGGGGCCGCCGCCTGGGACGAGGAGATCTTCGGCCCCGTGGTGTGCGTGCGCGCGGTGCCCGACCTGGAGGCCGCCTTCACCGCGGTCAACGCCTCGCGGTACGGCCTGCACGCGGCGGTCTTCACCCGGTCGCTGGCCACGGCGTTCGCCGCGATCGAGCGCATCGAGGCCGGGGGAGTGGTGGTCAACGACGTGCCCGGCTTCCGGGCGGACAACATGCCGTACGGCGGCGTCAAGGACTCGGGAACCGGCCGCGAAGGCCCCCGCTTCGCGATCGAGGAGCTGACGGTCACCAGAATGGCGATCATCCGTCCCTGA
- a CDS encoding glycoside hydrolase family 25 protein, translated as MPKPRLAAVAHSLKALKNRLDLPTKALSLAVGGAILAATAALTGVVGTAIASSPEHSPVQEAQPASRSLAFGLDISNHEPLYDWSASSAQFGIIKATEGTSFRDASFARHWRELDKKQIVRGAYHYGHPGNDPIAEAEHFLSVVNSQPAKQGDLLVLDLETTDGESAGEVNAWAKAWLSHVKAKTGVTPMFYSGWNFADTYGKGLAEYPLWVAHYSKPKGALTPPADWKSWTIHQYTDVPVDENVSALTTEELRDLGRPAA; from the coding sequence ATGCCCAAGCCCCGGCTTGCCGCAGTCGCCCATTCCCTCAAGGCCCTCAAGAACCGTCTCGACCTTCCCACCAAGGCGCTCAGCCTCGCCGTCGGTGGCGCGATCCTGGCCGCAACCGCCGCCCTCACGGGTGTGGTCGGCACAGCCATCGCCTCATCCCCTGAGCACAGTCCGGTGCAGGAGGCTCAGCCCGCGTCCCGATCCCTGGCCTTCGGCCTGGACATCTCCAACCACGAGCCGCTGTACGACTGGAGCGCGAGCTCGGCCCAGTTCGGCATCATCAAGGCCACCGAGGGCACGAGCTTCCGTGACGCCTCGTTCGCCAGGCACTGGCGCGAGCTCGACAAGAAGCAGATCGTGCGCGGGGCCTACCACTACGGCCACCCCGGCAACGACCCCATCGCCGAGGCGGAGCACTTCCTGTCCGTGGTGAACTCCCAGCCCGCCAAGCAGGGCGACCTGCTGGTCCTGGATCTGGAGACCACCGACGGCGAGTCCGCCGGCGAGGTCAACGCCTGGGCGAAGGCGTGGTTGTCGCACGTCAAGGCCAAGACCGGGGTCACCCCGATGTTCTACAGCGGCTGGAACTTCGCCGACACCTACGGCAAGGGCCTGGCCGAGTATCCGCTGTGGGTCGCCCACTACAGCAAGCCCAAGGGCGCGCTCACCCCGCCCGCCGACTGGAAGTCGTGGACCATCCACCAGTACACCGACGTCCCGGTCGACGAGAACGTCTCCGCGCTGACCACCGAGGAGCTGCGTGACCTGGGCCGCCCCGCCGCCTGA
- a CDS encoding class I SAM-dependent methyltransferase, which translates to MHDIAAHWDAAADAFDEEADHGLRDPRVRDAWADRLAAWLPEDRLDVVDLGCGTGSLSLLLAERGHRVVGVDLAPRMVARARAKLAGTDAIVLVGDAARPPVGERRFDVVLARHLLWTIPDPEAALTRWAALLRPGGRLVLVEGRWSTPGESGEGSRSEAGSEAGMPWDGGVRAGDLVAAVRLTVADLADVRVEVLADPALWGKEIDDERYAVVAVT; encoded by the coding sequence ATGCATGACATCGCCGCACACTGGGACGCCGCCGCCGACGCTTTCGACGAGGAGGCGGACCACGGGTTGCGCGACCCCAGAGTCAGGGACGCCTGGGCCGATCGGCTCGCCGCCTGGTTGCCCGAGGACCGGCTCGACGTCGTGGACCTGGGGTGCGGCACCGGGTCGCTGTCGCTGCTGCTGGCCGAGCGCGGGCATCGGGTCGTGGGCGTGGACCTGGCGCCCCGGATGGTGGCCCGGGCGCGGGCGAAGCTGGCGGGCACGGACGCGATCGTGCTGGTCGGGGATGCCGCCCGGCCACCCGTGGGGGAGCGGCGCTTCGACGTGGTGCTGGCCCGGCACCTGCTGTGGACCATCCCCGATCCGGAGGCCGCGCTGACCCGCTGGGCGGCGCTGCTGCGGCCCGGCGGACGGCTGGTCCTCGTGGAGGGGCGCTGGAGCACGCCCGGCGAGAGCGGTGAGGGCTCGCGGAGTGAGGCGGGATCAGAGGCGGGCATGCCGTGGGACGGCGGGGTGCGTGCGGGCGATCTGGTGGCGGCGGTGCGCCTGACCGTCGCCGACCTCGCGGACGTGCGCGTCGAGGTGCTCGCCGACCCGGCGTTGTGGGGCAAGGAGATCGACGACGAACGTTACGCGGTGGTCGCGGTGACGTAG
- a CDS encoding ArsR/SmtB family transcription factor, whose translation MSDLESCSTRVVDAERVAVVRSRMPGDGDLADTADVFGLLSDPGRLRLLLALLEGELCVCDLAVVSGLSESATSHALRLLRAHRVVSVRRAGRMAYYRLDDAHVRMLLDLAVAHTEHTQAIHPERDGRKQG comes from the coding sequence GTGTCGGATCTTGAGAGCTGCAGCACCCGGGTGGTGGACGCCGAGCGGGTCGCGGTGGTGCGCTCGCGCATGCCCGGTGACGGTGATCTGGCGGACACCGCGGATGTGTTCGGCCTGCTGTCCGATCCCGGCCGGTTGCGGCTCTTGCTGGCGCTGCTGGAGGGCGAGCTGTGCGTCTGCGATCTCGCCGTGGTGAGCGGGCTGAGCGAATCGGCCACCTCACACGCGCTGCGGCTGCTTCGGGCGCATCGCGTGGTGTCGGTGCGGCGGGCCGGCCGGATGGCCTACTACCGGCTCGACGACGCGCATGTCCGGATGCTGCTGGATCTGGCGGTGGCGCACACCGAGCACACGCAGGCCATCCATCCTGAACGCGACGGGCGCAAGCAGGGCTGA
- a CDS encoding DUF1918 domain-containing protein has translation MHANVGDILLVHGHVVGQKDRKGQIIEVRGAGGSPPFVVRYDDGHEQLVFPGPDAVVMPPGDAS, from the coding sequence ATGCACGCGAATGTCGGTGACATCCTGCTCGTGCACGGCCACGTCGTCGGTCAGAAAGACAGGAAGGGCCAGATCATCGAGGTCCGCGGCGCCGGCGGCTCGCCGCCTTTCGTCGTCCGCTACGACGACGGGCACGAGCAGCTCGTCTTCCCGGGCCCTGACGCGGTGGTGATGCCGCCCGGCGACGCGTCCTGA
- a CDS encoding zinc-binding dehydrogenase has protein sequence MRATLIYGARDVRVEDVPDPEIQHPTDAVVRVLRSCICGSDLWPYGARPATELGERIGHEFLGVVEDVGAEVSRLKTGDVVVAPFVWSDNTCDFCREGLQTSCRHGGFWAADGVDGGQGEAVRVPQAEGTLVKLPVGEDSPLLPSLLALSDVLPTGHHCAVTAGVGPHTSVTVIGDGAVGLCAVLAAKRLGAERIMLMGRHKGRTALGREFGATDVVAERGEEGVERVRELTGGDGTHAVLECVGTEEAIVTAFAVARDGGAVSRVGVPQYEQVPMGFAEFLRNLTLTGGVAPARAYIEELLPEVLDGTIEPGRVFDRTVGLEDVPDGYRAMAAREALKVLIRP, from the coding sequence ATGCGAGCAACCTTGATCTATGGTGCCCGTGACGTTCGCGTGGAGGACGTCCCCGACCCGGAGATCCAGCACCCCACGGACGCCGTGGTGCGCGTTCTGCGCTCATGCATCTGCGGCAGCGACCTGTGGCCGTACGGGGCGAGGCCCGCCACCGAGCTGGGCGAACGCATCGGCCACGAGTTCCTCGGCGTGGTGGAGGACGTCGGCGCGGAGGTGTCCCGGCTGAAGACCGGCGACGTGGTGGTGGCGCCGTTCGTGTGGTCGGACAACACCTGCGACTTCTGCCGCGAGGGTTTGCAGACGTCCTGCCGGCACGGCGGCTTCTGGGCGGCGGACGGCGTGGACGGCGGCCAGGGCGAGGCGGTACGCGTGCCGCAGGCCGAGGGCACCCTGGTCAAGCTGCCCGTCGGCGAGGACTCTCCGCTGCTGCCGTCCCTGCTCGCCCTGTCGGACGTGCTCCCCACCGGCCACCACTGCGCGGTGACGGCCGGCGTCGGGCCGCACACCTCGGTGACGGTGATCGGCGACGGCGCGGTCGGGTTGTGCGCGGTGCTCGCGGCCAAGCGGCTCGGTGCCGAGCGCATCATGCTCATGGGCCGGCACAAGGGCCGCACCGCTCTGGGGCGCGAGTTCGGCGCCACCGACGTCGTCGCCGAGCGGGGCGAGGAGGGCGTCGAACGGGTACGTGAGCTGACCGGAGGCGACGGCACCCACGCGGTGCTGGAGTGCGTCGGCACCGAAGAGGCGATCGTGACGGCTTTCGCCGTGGCCCGCGACGGCGGAGCGGTGAGCCGGGTCGGTGTGCCGCAGTATGAGCAGGTGCCGATGGGATTTGCCGAGTTCCTGCGCAACCTCACCCTGACCGGCGGGGTGGCGCCGGCTCGCGCGTACATCGAGGAGTTGCTTCCCGAGGTGCTCGACGGGACGATCGAGCCCGGCCGTGTCTTCGACCGCACGGTCGGCCTGGAGGACGTGCCGGACGGTTATCGGGCGATGGCCGCCCGCGAGGCGCTGAAGGTCCTCATCCGTCCCTGA
- a CDS encoding CHAP domain-containing protein, whose translation MAKNVFARALTSASLSLVAAGMTATVVAGSPAFAADQQSTQPARSNLPASQAIPQKGAGQVSADTVLKIAESQIGVSENAAGGGTPFHSWYMSSPRAAETVARDGGSLQAYANAPWCAMFVSWVGEQAGARPTMGWDAYTVSYAKWFQANKHWGAEAKPGAVVFYDWNGQGTDGIDHVGMVKKDNGDGTITAIEGNTGNGKVEQRIRPKAHVVGYGYPEYKA comes from the coding sequence ATGGCCAAGAACGTCTTCGCTCGTGCCCTGACGTCCGCAAGCCTCTCCCTGGTCGCCGCCGGGATGACCGCGACCGTCGTCGCCGGATCCCCGGCCTTCGCCGCCGACCAGCAGTCCACGCAACCCGCGCGGTCCAACCTCCCCGCCTCCCAGGCCATCCCGCAGAAGGGCGCCGGCCAGGTGAGCGCCGACACCGTACTGAAGATCGCCGAGTCGCAGATCGGCGTGAGCGAGAACGCCGCCGGCGGCGGCACCCCCTTCCACAGCTGGTACATGTCCTCCCCGCGGGCAGCCGAGACCGTCGCCCGCGACGGCGGCAGCCTGCAGGCCTACGCCAACGCCCCGTGGTGTGCCATGTTCGTCTCCTGGGTCGGCGAGCAGGCCGGCGCGCGCCCCACGATGGGCTGGGACGCCTACACCGTCAGCTACGCCAAGTGGTTCCAGGCCAACAAGCACTGGGGCGCCGAGGCCAAGCCCGGCGCCGTCGTCTTCTACGACTGGAACGGCCAGGGCACCGACGGCATCGACCACGTCGGCATGGTCAAGAAGGACAACGGCGACGGCACCATCACCGCGATCGAGGGCAACACCGGAAACGGCAAGGTCGAGCAGCGCATCCGGCCCAAGGCCCACGTCGTGGGCTACGGCTACCCCGAGTACAAGGCCTGA
- a CDS encoding cation diffusion facilitator family transporter: MSAGHGHGHGHAGGRHRWRLAVSFVLIGLFFIVELAFGLLSGSLSLLSDAGHMAADVVTLGAALVATRIATRPDTTGRRSYGSYRAEVFASLLAVAMMLGVAVYVVIEAISRIGGTAEVSSGPMLVVGAIGLIVNVVALLLLRSGAAESLNVKGAYLEVVADTAGSVGVIVAGWLVATTGQPVWDTLVALAIGAFVAVRAVSLGRQVFAVLGQHVPEGVDATAVAADLSAIDGVCDVHDLHLWTLTSGMNVATAHLVTSDPNDNHAVLDRARDVLLRRHHIAHATLQVEPTDHQGCDELGW, translated from the coding sequence ATGAGCGCCGGGCACGGACACGGACATGGCCACGCCGGCGGCCGCCACCGCTGGCGGCTGGCCGTCTCCTTCGTGCTCATCGGCCTTTTCTTCATCGTCGAGCTCGCCTTCGGGCTGCTGTCGGGATCGCTGTCCCTGCTGTCGGACGCCGGGCACATGGCGGCCGACGTGGTCACCCTCGGCGCCGCGCTGGTCGCCACCCGCATCGCCACCCGGCCCGACACCACCGGCCGGCGCAGCTACGGCTCCTACCGGGCGGAGGTGTTCGCCTCGTTGCTGGCCGTGGCCATGATGCTCGGCGTCGCCGTCTACGTCGTCATCGAGGCCATCAGCCGCATCGGCGGCACGGCCGAGGTGTCCTCCGGGCCGATGCTCGTCGTCGGCGCGATCGGCCTGATCGTCAACGTCGTGGCCCTCCTCCTCCTCCGGTCGGGCGCCGCCGAGAGCCTCAACGTGAAGGGCGCCTACCTGGAGGTCGTGGCCGACACCGCGGGCTCGGTCGGCGTCATCGTCGCCGGCTGGCTCGTCGCCACCACCGGCCAGCCTGTCTGGGACACCCTCGTCGCCCTGGCCATCGGCGCCTTCGTCGCCGTCCGCGCCGTCTCCCTCGGCCGCCAGGTCTTCGCCGTGCTGGGTCAGCACGTGCCGGAGGGCGTCGACGCCACCGCGGTCGCGGCCGACCTGTCCGCCATCGACGGCGTATGCGACGTCCACGACCTCCACCTGTGGACGCTCACCTCCGGCATGAACGTCGCCACCGCCCACCTGGTCACCAGCGACCCGAACGACAACCACGCCGTCCTGGACCGGGCCCGCGACGTGCTGCTGCGCCGCCATCACATCGCCCACGCAACCCTGCAGGTCGAGCCGACCGATCACCAAGGATGCGACGAACTGGGCTGGTGA
- a CDS encoding CsbD family protein, translating into MARKEKARGKAEEVKGTAKERAGDLTGNESLQARGKAEKAKANLRQAKEKAKDAFKK; encoded by the coding sequence ATGGCTCGGAAGGAAAAGGCCAGGGGGAAGGCCGAGGAGGTCAAGGGCACGGCCAAGGAGCGTGCCGGTGACCTCACCGGCAACGAGTCTCTGCAGGCCAGAGGCAAGGCAGAGAAGGCCAAGGCCAATCTGAGGCAAGCGAAGGAGAAGGCGAAGGACGCCTTCAAGAAGTAG
- a CDS encoding DUF4142 domain-containing protein, producing MSTARKLAPATLAAVLALTIAPAAQAQTAAAPVNASIAESGTALHLSRQDKSYLRQAHRGHLAEIAAGRAALRESRDRGVREIAWRLIRDHRRLDARLRDVADRFDVRLPDAPSAEQQAALRDVVARSGERFDRTWLRLQADAHYRSLRLVQVELRLGHSNWTRDLARDSAPVIRHHLRMIRAEQ from the coding sequence ATGAGTACAGCACGGAAATTAGCACCCGCGACCCTCGCGGCCGTGCTGGCGTTGACCATCGCCCCAGCGGCGCAGGCCCAGACGGCCGCCGCCCCCGTGAACGCCTCCATCGCGGAGTCCGGCACGGCTCTGCACCTGTCCAGGCAGGACAAGTCGTACCTGCGGCAGGCGCATCGCGGACACCTCGCCGAGATCGCGGCCGGCAGGGCCGCGCTACGCGAGTCCCGCGACCGGGGCGTGCGCGAGATCGCCTGGCGGCTGATCCGCGATCATCGCAGGCTGGACGCCCGGCTGCGCGACGTCGCAGACCGGTTCGACGTCCGGCTGCCGGACGCGCCGAGCGCCGAGCAGCAGGCCGCCCTGCGTGACGTGGTCGCGAGGTCCGGTGAGCGCTTCGACCGGACATGGCTGCGGCTGCAGGCCGACGCCCACTACCGCTCGCTCCGGCTGGTCCAGGTGGAGCTGCGTCTGGGTCATTCGAACTGGACGAGGGACCTGGCGCGGGACAGCGCGCCGGTGATCCGGCACCACCTGCGGATGATCCGCGCCGAGCAGTAA
- a CDS encoding ArsR/SmtB family transcription factor, translating to MGDVFKALVDSTRRKILDELTEKDGQTLFEICTRLAMKYQLGSSRQAISQHLDVLEAAGLVETRREGRYKFHFINTAPLEPIVDRWLRRAPKESP from the coding sequence GTGGGCGACGTGTTCAAGGCCTTGGTCGACTCCACCCGGCGCAAGATCCTCGACGAGCTGACCGAGAAGGACGGGCAGACCTTGTTCGAAATCTGTACGCGCCTGGCGATGAAATATCAGCTCGGCTCCTCGCGGCAGGCGATCTCCCAGCACCTGGACGTTTTGGAAGCCGCCGGCCTGGTGGAGACGCGCCGCGAAGGCCGCTACAAATTCCACTTCATCAATACGGCGCCGCTCGAGCCCATTGTCGACCGATGGCTCAGGCGCGCCCCGAAGGAGTCACCATGA